A stretch of Haemorhous mexicanus isolate bHaeMex1 chromosome 32, bHaeMex1.pri, whole genome shotgun sequence DNA encodes these proteins:
- the LOC132340584 gene encoding LWamide neuropeptides-like, which yields MVWECNGEASEVWDKDSGHLPVWDEDGGCPLVWDEDGQAPKVWDEDDGHLPVWDKDNGHLPVWEEEREHLPVWNEDGEHPVPWEEETEHLPAWEVDSEPPLAWKDNGEPAEFWEEDGEAAEFWEEDGELPSAWEEDSEPPSTVGSWAEHSDSSTALQPEGRGEWCLMQLSTSALFLGARAGRCVCVSASAAPRVALQLNVTEPFLVLPQLRPRGSRPQGVGLRSGSAAGRGLALGGSVFHVVSCGEFCGDVA from the coding sequence ATGGTGTGGGAATGCAACGGCGAGGCTTCCGAGGTgtgggacaaggacagtggACATCTCCCAGTGTGGGACGAGGATGGTGGATGTCCCCTGGTGTGGGACGAGGATGGCCAAGCTCCCAAAGTGTGGGACGAGGACGATGGACATCTCCCAGTGTGGGATAAGGACAATGGACATCTCCCCgtgtgggaggaggagagagaacaTCTCCCGGTGTGGAATGAGGATGGAGAACATCCTGTGCCTTGGGAAGAGGAGACtgaacatctcccagcatgGGAAGTGGACAGTGAACCTCCCCTGGCTTGGAAAGATAATGGAGAACCTGCAGagttttgggaagaggatggagaagctgcagaattttgggaagaggatggagaacTTCCCTCTGCTTGGGAAGAGGACAGTGAACCTCCCTCCActgtgggatcctgggctgaacattctgacagcagcacagccctgcagccagaggggagaggggagtggtGCCTGATGCAGCTGAGTACGTCTGCTCTGTTCCTGGGTGCCCGAGCAGggcgctgtgtgtgtgtctcggcatcagctgcacccagggttgctctgcagctgaatgtcaccgagccatttcttgtccttccccagctgagaccAAGGGGCTCACGGccccagggagtggggctgcgttctggctctgctgcagggcgggGTCTCGCTCTGGGAGGGAGCGTCTTCCACGTGGTTTcttgtggagagttttgtggagacgtggcttga